The window TTAATCGTGTGAACATAGATATCGATGTGATTCGACTGTCTAACGTACAAATTTAACCATCAAACCTTGCTGCAACCAGGCACTAGTTCTTGAAGAAATTTCATCCTCTCACTGATTTTCTCCCTCCTTGCCTGTATTAGAACTCAAAGTCAGCATAGAAAAGTTACTCTAATATGCTTTGGAAGAGTAAATGCAATATAAATTACCCTTTCTGCAAGACTATGGCTGTTTGTCGCCTGGCCTCTTCGAGCTCGAACATGAATATACTCTTCCTTTGGTGGATCTAAAGGTTGAGACGCCTGTTTACCGTGCTTTACTGTACCCTTGTTTGCGGTCGAGCTCGGGTTTTGATCTCCCTTTAGCTGAGATTCAGTATTATCCTTAGTTTGTTGCAGAGGTCCATTGACTTGATCAAGTTCAGCCTTCTACTCAAAATAAAGGACAGCAAAGATTCAAAACTAACGAGCTAATTATCGATAAACTCTCCTCACCAACACGAACGGGcgaaaaagaacaagaaccatTAATTAGTACCTGTCcactccttttccttttctttgcaGCGAGGCCCTTAGCAGAAACTTCCTTACCTGCAACCTCTAACGTGCATGGCTCACCCGAACCATCGCCACCGCTAACCTCAGCTTCATCAGATTCATTAGCAGAACCATCAACAGCATGTTTACAACAATCGTCCAATTTCAAAAGGCTTCCATGTGCTGCATTATGCAAAGAAACAGGCTTGGAAGCTTCACTATTAACCGTATTTCCTTGGAATCGTCCTCCAGCTCGAGATACCGAACCTAACCCGTTTCGTCTAGGAACATCCTCCTGTCTCTCAGGCATTACTACTCCCATACCTCTAGAAAAAACGTCCATAGGCTCAGGAATATCAAAATGGCCAATAACATCACCAAAATTTCCACCACTAAACCAGGAGAACCTGGCTGCACGCTCAATAAACGAAGAATCAGCTGGAAGTTGAGATAAGCTCGGCGGGATTGCATTAAGGTAACCTCCCCCTTTCAACATATTATTGGACAAGCTCCAGCTGATATCAAGTGTTTTGTCATTGTCACTGCTCAAAGGAACAGGACAGCCAATGGTCTTGTTAATTGCTATGTCGTTTGAAGTTCTACATATGTTATGTTCTTCGAGGAGTCCCAAGTTTTGAGAATTAGCTGCTTGTTCCCAAATGGTAGAGCTAAATGACTCAACCACATGAGCAGTGGAAGAAGAACAACCAGCCATATCCAAAGACATACAATCCTGTGGGCTACTTACTACTCTAAATTCATCTCCGCCGCCAATATCCATTAGACGTATAAGCCACCAAACCTTTACAATTGCTACTCACACCAAGCAGAATCTATGGGGTTTTGACAAGAAATAGCCTTAAACAAACGCACCCAATTCAAGAAATCAGAGACGGTGGTGGAAGAATGTGAAGCTTGAGActgaaagaacaaaacaaacccAGAAGGGAGCATAAAAATGAAGCAACGAAGACATTATTTATGAAGCTACCATTTCCCAAGCCCCCAAAAGGCAAGAGAAGCTAAAAACGACAGTTCAAAGAGAAGCAGAAGAGCAGTCAACtgataaaaacaaagaagagggCATTGATTTCAGCACAATAAATAGACGTTCAAAGCCCTAAGTCAGTGAGTGAGCAGAAGAAGCAAAGGAAAACGGCACCAAAAGGAGCAAAAGAAAGATACCCATTTCAGATAATGTACCATTTTCAGTACTCCATAGCTCATTCAAACTGTTCTTCAAATAAACTCCATTGAATTTCGCCTTTATGTTCGAACCCCCTTTTCAGTTTTCAGCTCAGAGCCTCTCAGCCCCTGCTTCTGTCGCGCCTCACAGAGATGCTCACAcagaaaaaggaagattttatagcaacagagagagagggagtgTGTAAATATATTCAAAGAAATGGGTGAAAGGGAAGCCACAATGGTAAAGCTTTGTGCATTTATAACAAGACTTGCATGAAAATGAGCGCTCTTGATCATTAAACCacggctgctgctgctgcagctGCGCACCAAAACCattatatgaataaaataatattgtttttctcATGTTTTGAATCTGAATTCATCTCAAATTTTCACCTCCCTTTAtcaaaaaagttataaatctCTTAACTTTCAGCCTCCAACTTTCATTGAATCACAAACCCTTTTGCTATCCTATCATAAAAAGACACCCAAGggttaaatattttgttatctATATTATCACTTTACTGACATAACCTAAATGTGTGAAGCTCAATGAGAATCCAATAATTaaagtttgaaactttaaGCATTCCAAAGCTAAAATCACAAATGGGTCATCAAAAACATCTCCTCACGGTTCAAATCATAaacgagatctcacaaaaatgCATTCTTTACACGAgtatacgcattttaaaagccttcagggaaaacccaaaagagaaaatctaaaaaagacaatatctactagtagtggacttagcctgttacaaatgatatcagaatcAGACACCGAGTGATGAGATTGAGTTCCGAAGAAAGATGGTCACAAAGTGGTGTATAAGGGAGGACGCTGGGGCccgaatgaaaattgattgttTGAGTTTAGTTGAAACTGTAGCCGAGGAGACTGGCTAGCTAAGCAGTAGCAGTAGCAGCAGGCTAGGTAGCAGGCAGCAGACAGTAAATATCATTGAAATGTACCACTCATAattcatttcaataatataaattattgtgGCCATTTATTAACTTACCCCAACCCAAATCCTTGCACATccatattttcatttctttaattttaaattattttattttaatttttccgtatactttcaataaatcttaaaattagttattaaaaaaaaaaatcaaatttttctcgctaaaatttgaaaatatatttatatgaggtataaaaatttaattcattttaataaataaaaatagaataatttttgaattgttaaaataagaataatatgttaataaataaataaaaattacataaatttaattaaaattttgggccaaaatatttgaaaatttaattataccGACttatttgttgaaaaataaaggaattGCATTAAGGATATATCGATATTGTTGGATTTTCTTGGTGATTTAATGAAGCATAAAATAACAGTTGACacgaaaaaattgaatttcgcCACGTGGCCACGAGTTTTGCCTGATACTCATGCATCCTCAacaaataccaaaaaaaaaaaaaaaaatttatattttaaattattatagatttcatttcataattttaaagtgaataaaaaaatgatagtcatgtttatttattaattttaagttaattaatggttaattaatattttaggatccacccccttcaaggtcTAGTGTCTTTGCTGGCACTCACAATCCGAACGaattggctctgataccacttgtcacaatcgcacttttaatggcagtggacttgcgattgtgcggcactcactttccaacgacatgtgagctaagccaatt is drawn from Cucurbita pepo subsp. pepo cultivar mu-cu-16 chromosome LG09, ASM280686v2, whole genome shotgun sequence and contains these coding sequences:
- the LOC111802645 gene encoding transcription factor bHLH49-like, which produces MDIGGGDEFRVVSSPQDCMSLDMAGCSSSTAHVVESFSSTIWEQAANSQNLGLLEEHNICRTSNDIAINKTIGCPVPLSSDNDKTLDISWSLSNNMLKGGGYLNAIPPSLSQLPADSSFIERAARFSWFSGGNFGDVIGHFDIPEPMDVFSRGMGVVMPERQEDVPRRNGLGSVSRAGGRFQGNTVNSEASKPVSLHNAAHGSLLKLDDCCKHAVDGSANESDEAEVSGGDGSGEPCTLEVAGKEVSAKGLAAKKRKRSGQKAELDQVNGPLQQTKDNTESQLKGDQNPSSTANKGTVKHGKQASQPLDPPKEEYIHVRARRGQATNSHSLAERARREKISERMKFLQELVPGCSKVTGKAVMLDEIINYVQSLQRQVEFLSMKLATVNPRLDINIDELLEKDILQSRAGPSSTLGFSSHMPVACPPPHVSHRGLIPVSFPAIASSETLRRSTISSQMMPRSGVFKEPTQIKNMWDGELHNIVQMSFGMSTAPNGLAAEGSDSPGNTKVEQH